The Terriglobales bacterium genome includes a window with the following:
- a CDS encoding M48 family metalloprotease: MRLFALLFFSTWLVYAQAQTESACPQAPVLTKSTRANIFTEQQEIDLGDVAAESVTRDVHIIEDEELVAPLRRIGERVVRYMPESHLKHQFFLVDESEANAYALPGGRVYVTRKLIATTRNEDELAGVLAHEVGHQLNHDTAVLFTKLLKVFLNVTSLGNRDDVENRYHELLESYRKKSVDIDTDEDKSQINADQVSVFAVARAGYDPQAVVTFWDRFTERKGRKGSWFSDVFGSTAPESKRLREFATNASQVPAGCKEKREASADFDTWRAALLRFNGFGKKLALPNMLSKKVLDPPLQGELTHFRFSPDGKLILAQDDTSIFVLQREPLKVLFRIDAPGAFPAHFTTDSKTVVFHNEALRVYKWSVAEQRETDVHDVYVFRGCLRSAISPDGNILACFRPDPDQFIPVGIRLINVDKGQDVFEKKNFIDGSVGDGRAWSIYKYLIFEGGPAVTLEFSSDGRYFLAGVGPFQFGYDFKDERELNLPGKLKTIMETSFGFLGPDRVLGVDGKDGYDSKIVTINGEVIQSGLHIGPLAIETPTFGDFVMIRPLPESPVGIMDLKENKIFLASKTNAVDVYDGTWVNERANGEVALYRRPLTAPLATVTLPRAPLGYTRAVMFSPDLKVLALSEKTRGKIWDLTGSGALNLAPFNGAFFESSTALLNFAPPNRYRKLLMRGTSEKDLRKQEGDQQGNTVASINLDRPAIVQVASHKKRERVFQVAGTYVVILPKDPDEHPTRDVTFEIHDVRSGKLLWTRFFKRMPNLGWNPGENVLVLAWDLTDKGAKEEIKQDPEAARLAETILQKDESYFVVALDVRTGTPMARFPIDTGRGSFKISDMIPTGKYLMFQDSHHRVLIYDLKGQRIGRYFGRAPVICTKTDILAIEREPGRVVLFDLAAKSKKAELTFESPIEYAQFSDDGERLAVLTERQEVYTLKVSSAQSGVSGN, translated from the coding sequence ATGCGGCTGTTTGCCCTTCTTTTCTTTTCAACCTGGCTGGTTTACGCACAAGCACAGACAGAGTCCGCTTGTCCTCAGGCCCCTGTTTTAACTAAATCCACTCGTGCGAACATCTTCACCGAGCAACAGGAGATTGATTTAGGCGATGTCGCGGCCGAATCCGTGACTCGCGACGTGCACATTATCGAAGACGAAGAACTCGTCGCGCCTCTGCGGCGTATTGGTGAGCGAGTGGTGCGGTACATGCCCGAAAGCCACCTGAAACATCAGTTCTTTCTCGTGGACGAATCGGAAGCCAATGCATACGCCCTGCCCGGCGGCCGCGTTTATGTAACCCGCAAGTTGATTGCGACGACTCGAAATGAAGACGAACTGGCAGGAGTGCTCGCTCACGAAGTCGGGCACCAGTTGAACCATGACACCGCTGTGCTCTTCACCAAGCTGCTCAAGGTATTTCTGAACGTCACCTCGCTCGGCAATCGGGACGACGTCGAAAACCGCTATCACGAACTGCTGGAAAGCTATCGCAAGAAGAGCGTGGACATCGACACCGACGAAGACAAGTCTCAGATCAATGCTGACCAGGTCTCCGTCTTCGCTGTGGCGCGTGCCGGTTATGACCCTCAAGCGGTTGTTACGTTTTGGGACCGCTTCACCGAGCGCAAAGGCAGGAAGGGAAGCTGGTTTTCAGATGTATTCGGCTCCACGGCACCCGAATCCAAACGGTTGCGCGAATTCGCCACCAATGCGAGTCAGGTGCCGGCAGGGTGCAAAGAAAAACGTGAAGCTTCAGCTGATTTTGATACTTGGAGAGCCGCCCTGCTCCGCTTCAACGGTTTCGGCAAGAAGCTTGCGCTGCCCAACATGCTTTCGAAGAAGGTCCTCGACCCGCCGTTACAGGGAGAACTGACACACTTCCGGTTCAGCCCCGACGGCAAGTTGATTCTTGCGCAGGACGATACCAGCATCTTCGTTCTACAACGCGAACCGCTGAAGGTCCTCTTCCGCATCGACGCCCCCGGCGCATTCCCAGCTCATTTCACCACCGATTCCAAAACAGTCGTGTTCCACAATGAAGCTCTTCGCGTTTACAAGTGGAGTGTAGCCGAGCAACGCGAGACAGACGTACACGATGTCTACGTTTTTCGTGGATGCCTCCGTAGTGCCATCTCTCCAGACGGGAACATCCTGGCCTGCTTCCGACCGGACCCGGATCAGTTCATTCCGGTGGGAATCCGGCTCATCAACGTTGACAAGGGTCAGGACGTTTTCGAGAAGAAGAATTTCATCGATGGATCTGTCGGCGATGGGCGAGCCTGGTCTATCTACAAATACCTGATCTTCGAAGGAGGGCCCGCGGTCACCCTTGAGTTCTCCTCGGACGGGCGCTACTTCCTGGCTGGAGTCGGCCCATTTCAGTTCGGTTACGATTTCAAGGACGAGCGCGAGCTAAACCTGCCCGGCAAATTGAAGACCATTATGGAAACGTCCTTCGGGTTCCTGGGACCGGACCGTGTTCTCGGTGTGGATGGCAAGGACGGCTACGACTCCAAGATCGTGACCATAAATGGTGAAGTCATCCAGTCCGGATTGCATATTGGGCCTCTTGCAATTGAGACTCCCACCTTCGGCGATTTCGTGATGATTCGCCCACTGCCTGAATCTCCGGTGGGCATCATGGACCTGAAGGAGAACAAGATTTTTCTGGCGAGCAAGACCAATGCAGTAGACGTGTATGACGGTACCTGGGTTAACGAGCGCGCCAACGGAGAAGTCGCACTGTACCGTCGCCCGCTTACCGCGCCTTTGGCAACGGTCACTTTGCCCAGGGCGCCTCTCGGCTACACTCGTGCGGTAATGTTCTCGCCTGATCTGAAGGTGCTTGCGCTCAGCGAAAAGACGCGAGGAAAGATCTGGGACCTGACCGGCAGTGGTGCTCTGAATCTTGCGCCGTTCAACGGCGCCTTCTTTGAGAGCAGCACCGCGCTCCTGAACTTCGCGCCGCCGAATCGCTATCGCAAACTCCTGATGCGCGGCACGAGCGAAAAGGACTTACGCAAACAGGAAGGAGACCAGCAGGGGAACACTGTAGCCTCTATTAACCTTGACCGTCCTGCCATAGTCCAAGTTGCAAGTCACAAGAAGCGCGAACGGGTGTTTCAGGTTGCCGGGACGTACGTCGTTATCCTGCCGAAAGATCCGGATGAACACCCGACGCGTGACGTGACGTTTGAAATTCACGATGTGCGTTCCGGGAAACTGCTCTGGACCCGCTTCTTCAAACGGATGCCGAACCTTGGCTGGAATCCTGGCGAAAATGTCCTGGTGCTCGCGTGGGATCTCACCGACAAGGGTGCGAAGGAAGAAATCAAACAAGATCCGGAGGCGGCGCGTCTGGCGGAAACTATTCTGCAGAAGGACGAAAGTTATTTCGTCGTCGCTCTGGATGTGCGCACTGGGACCCCAATGGCACGTTTCCCGATCGATACCGGCAGAGGTTCGTTCAAGATTTCCGACATGATCCCGACAGGCAAGTACCTCATGTTTCAGGATAGCCACCATCGAGTGTTGATCTACGACCTGAAGGGCCAGCGAATTGGACGGTACTTCGGAAGAGCGCCGGTCATCTGCACAAAGACAGACATTCTCGCGATCGAGCGTGAGCCCGGACGAGTGGTGCTGTTCGACTTGGCTGCCAAATCGAAGAAAGCCGAGCTTACCTTCGAGAGTCCCATCGAGTACGCCCAATTCTCCGATGACGGGGAGAGACTAGCTGTACTTACAGAGCGGCAGGAAGTCTACACGTTGAAAGTAAGTTCGGCGCAATCTGGAGTTTCAGGGAATTAG
- the purM gene encoding phosphoribosylformylglycinamidine cyclo-ligase: MAEQLVPDQTITYADAGVDIERANRAKQRIKYLAHRTFNKCVLSDIGGFGGLFAIDKKKYTDPVLVSSVDGVGTKLKIAFEMNLHHTIGADLVNHCVNDIAVQGAAPMFFMDYFATGKLDPEVAEKVVSGIADACKHNGCALIGGETAEMPGFYTGGEYDLAGFIVGVVEREKIITGKDVQVGDVLVGLPSNGMHTNGYSLARKLLFEVARYSAESYINEIKNKVGNELMRTHKSYWPVLRRLFEAEAVTAVAHITGGGITENLPRVLPKGMGAHVQLGSWPVQPIFSHLQKLGNINDAEMLRTFNMGIGMILVVPPKKFKRVQTVLERAGEKGYTIGRILKGDRKVSYS, from the coding sequence TTGGCTGAGCAACTAGTTCCAGATCAAACCATAACCTACGCCGATGCAGGCGTGGACATCGAGCGTGCCAACCGCGCCAAACAACGCATTAAGTACCTCGCTCACCGCACCTTCAACAAGTGTGTCCTGAGCGACATCGGTGGCTTTGGCGGGCTCTTTGCCATCGACAAGAAGAAATACACGGATCCCGTTCTTGTCAGCAGCGTTGACGGCGTCGGCACGAAGCTGAAGATCGCCTTCGAAATGAATCTGCACCACACAATCGGTGCCGATCTTGTGAACCACTGCGTCAACGACATTGCCGTTCAGGGCGCAGCTCCCATGTTTTTCATGGACTACTTCGCCACCGGCAAACTTGATCCCGAAGTAGCCGAGAAGGTCGTCAGCGGCATTGCCGACGCCTGCAAGCACAACGGCTGCGCACTCATTGGTGGCGAGACCGCCGAGATGCCGGGCTTCTATACCGGCGGCGAGTATGACCTGGCCGGCTTCATCGTAGGGGTCGTTGAGCGCGAGAAGATCATCACCGGAAAAGATGTCCAGGTCGGTGACGTCCTGGTCGGACTTCCTTCCAACGGAATGCATACGAACGGCTATTCGTTGGCTCGGAAGCTGCTGTTCGAAGTCGCCAGGTATTCGGCCGAGTCTTACATCAACGAGATCAAGAACAAAGTCGGCAACGAACTGATGCGGACTCACAAGAGCTACTGGCCGGTGTTGCGTCGCTTGTTTGAGGCCGAGGCTGTAACCGCCGTAGCGCACATCACCGGTGGCGGCATCACTGAGAACCTGCCTCGCGTTTTACCGAAGGGTATGGGAGCTCATGTCCAACTCGGAAGCTGGCCGGTGCAGCCCATCTTCAGCCATCTGCAGAAGCTGGGAAACATCAACGACGCCGAAATGCTCCGCACCTTCAACATGGGAATCGGCATGATCCTGGTGGTCCCCCCGAAGAAGTTCAAGCGCGTTCAAACCGTGCTCGAGCGTGCAGGCGAAAAGGGCTACACCATCGGACGCATCCTAAAGGGCGACCGAAAGGTGTCGTACAGCTAA
- a CDS encoding zinc-dependent alcohol dehydrogenase, whose translation MKALCWYGAEDVRVETVPDPKILNPRDAIIKITKTAICGSDLHLYNGYMPTLEQGDILGHEFMGEVVEVGPGVKNLQVGDRVVVPFTIACGKCFFCGHDLWSLCDNSNPNAWIAESLMGYSPSGLFGYTHMTGGYAGGQAQYARVPFADVGPLKIPNGISDEKVLFLSDIFPTGYMGAENCNIQPGDTVAIWGCGPVGQFAIRSAKMLGAERVIAIDKVPERLRLAEEGGAEVINADEVDNILTVLRDMTANRGPDSCMDAVGMEASGHSLPYVVDNVKQKLRVQFDRPQVFRECVMACRKGGTISVPGVYGGFVDKVPLGAVMNKGLTLKTGQTHMMRYMKPLLERVERGEIDPSFVISHVLPIDEAPRGYQIFRDKQENCTKVVLDPWAGAAAA comes from the coding sequence ATGAAAGCACTCTGCTGGTACGGCGCCGAAGACGTCCGAGTTGAAACGGTTCCAGACCCGAAAATACTGAACCCACGCGATGCCATCATCAAGATCACGAAGACTGCGATCTGCGGATCGGACCTGCACCTTTATAACGGCTACATGCCGACCCTTGAACAAGGCGACATTCTTGGCCATGAGTTCATGGGCGAAGTGGTCGAGGTGGGGCCGGGCGTGAAGAACCTGCAGGTAGGAGACAGGGTGGTGGTGCCGTTCACCATCGCATGCGGGAAGTGCTTCTTCTGCGGGCACGACCTCTGGTCGCTTTGCGACAACAGCAATCCGAATGCGTGGATCGCCGAAAGCCTGATGGGTTATTCGCCCTCCGGACTGTTTGGCTACACCCATATGACCGGCGGCTATGCCGGCGGGCAGGCGCAGTACGCACGCGTGCCGTTTGCCGATGTCGGGCCATTGAAGATCCCGAATGGTATCTCCGACGAAAAGGTTCTGTTCCTTTCCGACATCTTCCCCACTGGCTACATGGGTGCGGAGAACTGCAATATCCAACCGGGCGATACGGTCGCGATCTGGGGATGCGGTCCGGTGGGGCAATTCGCGATTCGCAGCGCCAAAATGCTTGGCGCAGAACGCGTGATTGCCATCGACAAGGTGCCGGAACGACTTCGCCTGGCCGAAGAGGGCGGCGCCGAAGTTATCAACGCTGACGAAGTGGACAACATTCTTACCGTGCTGCGGGACATGACCGCCAACCGTGGGCCGGACTCGTGCATGGACGCTGTCGGCATGGAAGCTAGCGGGCATTCACTCCCGTACGTGGTCGACAACGTAAAGCAGAAGTTGCGCGTGCAGTTCGACCGCCCGCAAGTCTTCCGCGAATGCGTGATGGCTTGCCGCAAGGGGGGAACGATTTCTGTTCCGGGCGTGTACGGCGGGTTCGTGGACAAAGTGCCGCTCGGCGCCGTCATGAACAAGGGTCTGACTCTTAAGACCGGTCAGACTCACATGATGCGATACATGAAGCCTCTTCTCGAACGCGTGGAGCGGGGCGAAATCGACCCCAGTTTCGTTATCAGTCACGTCTTACCGATCGACGAAGCACCGCGCGGATACCAGATCTTCCGGGACAAGCAGGAAAACTGCACCAAGGTGGTTCTGGATCCGTGGGCCGGAGCGGCAGCCGCATAG
- a CDS encoding SRPBCC family protein, whose amino-acid sequence MNQTFRDRDRQRRNGNYSAVPRWAAIVGGSALAVYGLTRRSKTGAALATAGGLLAFGGTRISTEPQEIHTESSFTVNVSPEEAFRFWTNFENLPKFMSHLQSVRDLGNGRSEWVARGPMQMRIKWTAQIVDQRENQWIVWRSDADSVLPNTGSVQFRKAPGDRGTEITIVMQYQPPAGPIGKAVAMMFGKDPSQTIYEDLRHFKQLMEAGEIATTVGQPHGPRSLKIRMKQAIYDDYRPKPTQSERPQPQPQEVAS is encoded by the coding sequence ATGAATCAGACATTCAGAGATCGTGATCGGCAGCGCCGGAACGGCAACTACTCCGCCGTCCCGCGCTGGGCGGCGATAGTGGGCGGCAGCGCGTTGGCTGTTTATGGCCTTACTCGCCGTTCAAAGACCGGAGCCGCATTGGCTACCGCGGGTGGCCTGCTTGCTTTCGGCGGCACTCGCATTTCAACAGAACCGCAGGAAATCCATACCGAATCCAGCTTCACCGTCAATGTTTCGCCAGAAGAAGCTTTCCGTTTCTGGACCAACTTCGAGAATCTTCCTAAGTTTATGTCGCACCTTCAATCGGTTCGCGACCTTGGCAACGGGCGCTCCGAGTGGGTTGCTCGCGGCCCCATGCAGATGCGCATCAAGTGGACCGCCCAGATCGTCGACCAGCGTGAGAATCAGTGGATCGTCTGGCGTTCGGATGCGGATTCCGTACTCCCCAACACGGGTTCGGTACAGTTCCGCAAGGCACCGGGAGATCGCGGCACCGAGATCACGATCGTGATGCAATATCAGCCACCCGCTGGACCGATTGGCAAGGCCGTTGCCATGATGTTCGGCAAAGATCCTTCCCAGACCATCTACGAAGACCTTCGCCACTTCAAGCAGTTGATGGAAGCCGGTGAAATCGCCACCACCGTGGGACAGCCACACGGTCCCCGCTCCCTGAAGATCCGGATGAAGCAGGCGATCTACGACGATTACCGTCCGAAACCGACGCAGAGCGAGCGTCCCCAACCTCAACCCCAGGAGGTGGCATCATGA
- a CDS encoding bifunctional acetate--CoA ligase family protein/GNAT family N-acetyltransferase, with translation MKPGAQPSSSKPGAVLPGTDPAHDVLRTERNPLDALFHPKSVAVIGASERQGSIGRRVFWAVLSSPFGGTVFPVNKERSSVLGIKTCPTVKEVPEPVDLALIVTPAATVPSIISECIEAGVKAAIIISAGFREHGPEGAELEREILRRIRGTPLRVVGPNCHGVMNPLTGLNATFSQQIARPGNVAFISQSGALCTAILDWSLRELVGFSAFVSVGSMLDVGWGDLIDYLGNDPRTQSIVIYMETIGDARAFMSAAREVSLTKPIIVIKAGRSDEAARAAASHTGALTGSDEVLDAAFRRTGVLRVNSIADIFYMSEVLSKQPRPKGPKLAVLTNAGGPGVIAADGLIAAGGTLAKLSPESIAALNKICPPHWSKGNPIDIIGDASPERYARALDVVVKDPNCDGVLVLTAPQGLTEPTQTAELIKPYARGTGKPILTCFMGGTEVAAANEILNRAGIPTFQFPDTATRAFVYMWRYTYNLRGLYETPVFRPEADADVNHDAVKGTIERARAQGRALLTEYESKRLLAQYGIPTIDTRIAHSAEEAIAHAEEIGYPVAVKVHSETITHKSRVGGVRLHLRDANAVRAAFSEIQSAIEARTGPGNFLGVTVQPMVMRDGIELIVGSSIDPQFGPVLLFGSGGRMVEVHKDRALALPPLNTTLARRMMEQTRVFKELQSCEDRGEIKLQPLEALLVKFSHLVTEQPWIKEIDINPLLICGEELKALDARVVLHPSSMKEEDLPRPAVRPYPVQHVSKWSMKNGTEVTIRPIRPEDEPLMINFHSRLSDRTVYMRYFQPLKLTQRTAHERLTRICFIDYDREMALVAERDVPGEGPQIIAVGRLSKLHGKSEAEVAVLVRDDYQHLGLGTELVRRLMLIAREEKLQYVHSTMLGINREMRAICNRLGFALKVDLEEDLVNARVALR, from the coding sequence ATGAAACCCGGCGCACAACCCTCCTCGTCAAAACCCGGCGCCGTACTGCCCGGAACGGACCCCGCCCACGACGTACTCCGAACCGAGCGAAATCCGCTCGATGCACTGTTCCATCCAAAGTCCGTTGCCGTGATTGGCGCGAGCGAACGGCAGGGCAGCATCGGACGACGCGTCTTCTGGGCTGTTCTGAGCAGTCCGTTCGGCGGGACGGTTTTTCCCGTAAACAAGGAACGCTCCAGCGTGCTCGGCATCAAGACCTGTCCCACGGTGAAGGAGGTTCCGGAGCCGGTGGACCTGGCGTTGATCGTGACTCCAGCGGCAACGGTGCCCTCGATAATCAGCGAGTGCATAGAGGCCGGCGTGAAGGCGGCCATCATCATCTCGGCAGGATTCCGCGAGCACGGACCCGAAGGCGCGGAACTCGAGCGGGAGATCCTGCGTCGTATCCGTGGAACACCATTGCGTGTGGTCGGACCGAACTGCCACGGCGTCATGAATCCCCTTACCGGTCTGAATGCGACGTTCTCGCAACAGATCGCGCGGCCGGGAAATGTGGCATTCATCAGCCAAAGTGGAGCGCTCTGCACCGCCATCCTCGACTGGAGCCTCCGCGAACTGGTGGGATTCAGCGCGTTTGTCTCCGTGGGCTCAATGCTCGACGTTGGTTGGGGCGACCTGATCGACTACCTGGGCAACGATCCTCGAACGCAGTCCATTGTCATCTACATGGAAACCATCGGTGACGCCAGGGCCTTCATGTCGGCAGCACGTGAAGTGTCATTGACCAAGCCGATCATCGTGATCAAGGCCGGACGCAGTGACGAAGCGGCTCGCGCAGCGGCATCGCATACGGGAGCATTGACCGGGAGCGACGAAGTCCTCGACGCGGCGTTTCGTCGAACCGGAGTGCTGCGCGTGAATTCCATTGCCGACATCTTCTATATGTCGGAAGTTCTCTCGAAGCAACCAAGGCCGAAGGGTCCGAAGCTGGCCGTGTTGACGAACGCGGGTGGCCCGGGAGTAATCGCCGCCGATGGCCTCATCGCCGCCGGTGGCACCCTGGCCAAGCTTTCGCCGGAAAGCATTGCGGCACTGAACAAGATATGTCCGCCACACTGGAGCAAAGGCAATCCGATTGACATCATCGGTGACGCCAGTCCCGAGCGCTACGCGCGGGCCCTTGATGTGGTCGTGAAGGATCCGAACTGCGACGGCGTGCTGGTGCTGACCGCGCCGCAAGGACTCACCGAGCCGACACAGACGGCCGAATTGATCAAGCCGTATGCACGCGGCACAGGAAAGCCAATCCTGACGTGCTTCATGGGAGGAACCGAAGTCGCAGCCGCCAACGAGATCCTCAACCGCGCTGGTATCCCGACGTTCCAGTTCCCGGACACCGCCACCCGTGCCTTCGTTTACATGTGGCGCTACACCTACAATCTGCGCGGCCTTTACGAAACACCGGTGTTCCGTCCCGAGGCAGATGCGGACGTGAACCACGACGCCGTGAAGGGAACCATCGAACGCGCGCGCGCGCAGGGACGCGCGTTGTTGACCGAGTACGAATCCAAGCGCCTGCTCGCACAGTACGGAATCCCGACAATCGACACCCGGATCGCGCATTCCGCAGAAGAAGCGATCGCCCATGCGGAAGAGATTGGCTATCCAGTGGCAGTGAAGGTCCACTCGGAGACCATCACACATAAGTCTCGCGTTGGAGGAGTCCGCTTGCACCTGCGGGACGCGAATGCTGTACGCGCGGCGTTTAGCGAAATCCAGTCGGCGATCGAGGCCCGCACCGGGCCGGGGAATTTTCTCGGCGTAACGGTGCAGCCGATGGTGATGCGCGACGGGATTGAGTTGATCGTCGGCAGCAGCATTGACCCGCAGTTCGGACCTGTTCTGCTGTTCGGTAGTGGCGGCCGAATGGTCGAAGTCCATAAAGACCGTGCTCTCGCTCTTCCGCCGTTGAACACCACCCTCGCCCGAAGGATGATGGAGCAAACAAGGGTCTTCAAAGAACTGCAATCCTGCGAAGACCGCGGTGAGATCAAGTTGCAGCCGCTCGAAGCCTTGCTGGTGAAATTCAGTCATCTGGTGACGGAGCAGCCCTGGATCAAAGAGATCGACATTAACCCGCTGCTGATCTGTGGCGAGGAGTTAAAGGCGCTCGATGCTCGCGTTGTGTTGCATCCGTCCAGCATGAAAGAAGAAGACCTGCCGCGTCCGGCGGTGCGTCCCTATCCGGTGCAGCATGTGTCGAAGTGGAGCATGAAGAACGGCACCGAGGTCACGATCCGTCCCATTCGGCCAGAAGACGAGCCGCTCATGATCAACTTCCACTCGCGCCTCAGCGACCGAACGGTATACATGCGCTACTTCCAGCCTCTGAAACTGACGCAGCGGACCGCGCACGAGAGGCTCACGAGAATCTGCTTCATCGATTACGACCGTGAGATGGCACTCGTCGCGGAGCGCGACGTACCTGGCGAGGGGCCGCAGATCATCGCCGTCGGTAGGCTGAGCAAGTTGCATGGCAAGTCGGAAGCGGAAGTCGCGGTGCTCGTCCGAGACGATTACCAGCATCTTGGATTAGGCACCGAACTGGTGCGGCGATTGATGCTGATCGCGCGCGAAGAAAAGTTACAGTACGTCCACTCAACGATGTTGGGCATCAACCGTGAGATGAGAGCCATCTGCAATCGCCTTGGCTTTGCCCTGAAGGTCGATCTCGAAGAAGACCTGGTGAATGCTC